One part of the Magallana gigas chromosome 5, xbMagGiga1.1, whole genome shotgun sequence genome encodes these proteins:
- the LOC105319817 gene encoding putative transmembrane protein 183BP isoform X1 produces the protein MRKKFRNKHRKNKVRNNQCVISKDPGIQNDVTLCDYADSSKTQTSGSVRVKKAISSIATNIKYQRKDMNTDNSDLSWFEKDLEDFDVLDDVGEGNSDEDDTTKTETKALRPRKKCKEKEENVGRHVYPVDIWFTLAAYIDPEAVRNFATLCKDSYLVTRTRQFWKNLYTRFCANNTHLPVELQIECLERAQGLRYRVVRALFWSYPLFISRTTTNLPFENEPYHLKGNRCLFTWTEPFKNVWNFSFKLKKERLSHINKLTTLMALPGRVNLYDGYCDVYGHDEIDCYVLQVTCQNYQSFLSVMGLVLCNVYLKVSQESRFYCLRLHFDTSMKESTNQNRDVVGDTVIFLDRVVNLKVFPWWHSKYPFK, from the exons atgagaaaaaaatttcgAAATAAACACAGAAAAAACAAAGTAAGGAATAACCAATGTGTTATATCAAAGGATCCAGGGATACAGAATG ATGTGACTTTGTGTGATTATGCAGACTCATCTAAGACACAAACCTCTGGCTCTGTTAGAGTGAAGAAAGCCATTTCATCAATAGCTACAAACATTAAAT ATCAAAGAAAAGACATGAACACAGACAATAGTGATCTCAGCTGGTTTGAGAAAGATTTGGAGGATTTTGATGTGTTAGATGATGTGGGTGAGGGGAACTCGGATGAAGATGATACAACCA aaACTGAAACAAAAGCTTTAAGACCCCGAaagaaatgcaaagaaaaagaGGAGAACGTAGGGAGACATGTTTACCCTGTTGACATCTGGTTCACTCTGGCTGCCTACATTGACCCTGAGGCTGTGAGGAACTTCGCAACCTTGTGTAAAGATTCGTATCTAGTGACCAGGACGAGGCAGTTTTGGAAAAACCTTTATACAAG gttttgtgCTAATAATACGCACCTGCCTGTTGAGCTGCAGATAGAATGCCTGGAGCGAGCCCAAGGACTTAGATACAGAGTGGTCCGGGCTCTCTTCTGGTCTTACCCTCTATTTATTTCAAGAACAACAACCAATTTGCCATTTGAAAATGAGCCCTACCATTTAAAAGGAAACAGGTGTCTGTTTACATGGACTGAACCCTTTAAAAATGTCTGGAACTTTAGCTTTAAGTTGAAGAAAGAGCGACTTTCTCATATTAACAAACTGACAACGCTGATGGCTCTACCGGGTCGAGTGAATCTGTATGACGGTTACTGTGATGTGTATGGACACGATGAAATCGACTGCTATGTATTACAAGTGACTTGTCAAAATTATCAGAGCTTTTTATCAGTGATGGGATTAGTATTGTGCAATGTTTATTTGAAGGTCAGCCAGGAAAGTCGTTTCTACTGTCTCCGCCTTCATTTTGACACATCAATGAAAGAGTCGACCAATCAAAACAGGGACGTTGTTGGTGATACTGTGATTTTCTTAGACCGTGTTGTTAATCTAAAAGTGTTTCCATGGTGGCACTCTAAATAcccttttaaatga
- the LOC105319815 gene encoding uncharacterized protein isoform X2, translating to MAHQTIFEDPSEEFVDCTDEFLDKVIEECLAVPSDDHFSDAVIRRSQSDDFLSTSRSASKDDHRELQRPTLSEKNINELIRPPNKSLNDTMQSTFSNPSSGMTNGTGSSARSSSCNIDFLAEFERRVDLLEYTDYALEEVFVMLRSCVEKLCVNNGIVFENQTESLKTCETDGSACEESTTEITEHDKEAEVSANTEASVSADKEADVSDTEGTEKNHGGDKDKLMENETKLAEESDTQDNRGYLQDLLGLLVELEKRFEHFTAEIGDLVQLGALSAKHAARIEQYARCVQNTYLSMKADNEKMQDYLQIKETDWVQTQAQLHNEIVRQTEEIQALMTELSKSNMKNRIRNNMQDRHLNLVRKDSHSTEDIVTLMLHQRCSIEKAMALDFSRQSKINELKLLVLQQQSYIQKLELQNKEMDMVLQGLLFPADEPKEPPKEYENICPLSDPISMVSDVLCCDQALYVIDKSTDCSLVSEQIFQIGESSRPVSHSEGVFDPQRLSYVRREMREHEVPDTQSPIARDLGSGESGVVDSIAQEQECAVEDSKRKVQEPDEPSSFEEIKNSVKIQEAKITPLQI from the exons ATGGCACATCAAACAATCTTTGAAGATCCTAGCGAAGAATTTGTGGACTGTACTGATGAATTTCTCGATAAAGTCATCGAAGAATGCTTAGCAGTTCCATCTGATGATCATTTTTCCGACGCAG ttaTTCGGCGATCGCAAAGTGACGACTTTCTTTCAACAAGCAGATCAGCCAGTAAAGATGACCATCGTGAATTGCAAAGGCCAACCCTTAGCGAGAAAAACATCAACGAATTAATTCGTCCTCCTAATAAATCTTTAAACGACACTATGCAGTCAACCTTTTCAAACCCTTCAAGTGGAATGACCAATGGTACGGGCAGTTCTGCTAGAAGTAGTTCATGCAATATAGACTTCTTGGCAGAGTTTGAGCGAAGGGTCGATCTTTTGGAATACACTGATTATGCTTTGGAAGAAGTATTTGTCATGTTAAGAAGTTGCGTGGAAAAACTTTGTGTGAATAACGGTATCGTTTTCGAAAATCAAACAGAAAGCCTTAAAACGTGTGAAACAGATGGCTCTGCATGTGAAGAAAGCACGACGGAAATCACTGAACACGACAAGGAAGCGGAAGTTTCAGCAAACACGGAAGCAAGCGTTTCTGCAGACAAGGAAGCCGACGTTTCTGATACAGAAGGAACCGAGAAAAATCATGGGGGAGATAAAGATAAACTTATGGAAAATGAAACCAAATTAGCAGAAGAAAGTGATACCCAAGACAATAGGGGATATCTTCAAGATCTTTTGGGGTTGCTAGTGGAACTAGAAAAACGGTTCGAACATTTCACAGCTGAAATTGGAG aCCTTGTTCAGCTTGGAGCTTTGTCTGCCAAACATGCTGCGAGGATTGAACAATACGCCAGGTGTGTTCAAAATACGTATTTGAGTATGAAGGCCGACAATGAGAAAATGCAG GACTACCTACAAATCAAGGAGACCGATTGGGTGCAGACACAAGCTCAACTACATAATGAAATAGTACGTCAAACAGAAGAAATCCAGGCGCTGATGACTGAACTGTCTAAGAGTAACATGAAAAACCGGATCCGTAACAACA TGCAAGATCGACATCTCAATCTGGTCAGGAAAGACTCGCACTCCACAGAGGATATCGTCACCCTCATGCTTCATCAGAGATGTTCCATTGAAAAAGCAATGGCGCTCGATTTCAGTCGCCAGTCCAAA ATCAACGAATTGAAATTGCTGGTCCTTCAACAACAGAGCTACATTCAAAAGCTGGAACTACAGAATAAAGAGATGGACATGGTTTTACAGGGTCTGCTGTTTCCGGCGGATGAG ccTAAAGAGCCGCCAAAGGAGTACGAGAACATATGTCCGTTGAGTGATCCCATCAGTATGGTGTCTGACGTCCTGTGTTGTGACCAAGCCCTCTACGTCATCGATAAATCCACCGACTGCTCTCTGGTGTCCGAGCAAATATTCCAGATAG GAGAATCGTCTAGGCCAGTGTCCCACTCAGAGGGGGTGTTCGACCCTCAGCGTCTGTCCTACGTACGGAGGGAAATGCGTGAACACGAGGTTCCCGACACACAATCTCCCATCGCTCGAGATCTCGGCAGCGGCGAGAGTGGAGTAGTTGACAGCATAGCGCAGGAGCAAGAGTGTGCAGTGGAAGATAGTAAGAGGAAAGTCCAAGAGCCCGACGAGCCGTCTTCGTTTGAGGAAATAAAGAATAGTGTGAAAATTCAGGAGGCCAAGATTACTCCCCTTCAAATTTAG
- the LOC105319817 gene encoding putative transmembrane protein 183BP isoform X2 — MRKKFRNKHRKNKVRNNQCVISKDPGIQNDQRKDMNTDNSDLSWFEKDLEDFDVLDDVGEGNSDEDDTTKTETKALRPRKKCKEKEENVGRHVYPVDIWFTLAAYIDPEAVRNFATLCKDSYLVTRTRQFWKNLYTRFCANNTHLPVELQIECLERAQGLRYRVVRALFWSYPLFISRTTTNLPFENEPYHLKGNRCLFTWTEPFKNVWNFSFKLKKERLSHINKLTTLMALPGRVNLYDGYCDVYGHDEIDCYVLQVTCQNYQSFLSVMGLVLCNVYLKVSQESRFYCLRLHFDTSMKESTNQNRDVVGDTVIFLDRVVNLKVFPWWHSKYPFK; from the exons atgagaaaaaaatttcgAAATAAACACAGAAAAAACAAAGTAAGGAATAACCAATGTGTTATATCAAAGGATCCAGGGATACAGAATG ATCAAAGAAAAGACATGAACACAGACAATAGTGATCTCAGCTGGTTTGAGAAAGATTTGGAGGATTTTGATGTGTTAGATGATGTGGGTGAGGGGAACTCGGATGAAGATGATACAACCA aaACTGAAACAAAAGCTTTAAGACCCCGAaagaaatgcaaagaaaaagaGGAGAACGTAGGGAGACATGTTTACCCTGTTGACATCTGGTTCACTCTGGCTGCCTACATTGACCCTGAGGCTGTGAGGAACTTCGCAACCTTGTGTAAAGATTCGTATCTAGTGACCAGGACGAGGCAGTTTTGGAAAAACCTTTATACAAG gttttgtgCTAATAATACGCACCTGCCTGTTGAGCTGCAGATAGAATGCCTGGAGCGAGCCCAAGGACTTAGATACAGAGTGGTCCGGGCTCTCTTCTGGTCTTACCCTCTATTTATTTCAAGAACAACAACCAATTTGCCATTTGAAAATGAGCCCTACCATTTAAAAGGAAACAGGTGTCTGTTTACATGGACTGAACCCTTTAAAAATGTCTGGAACTTTAGCTTTAAGTTGAAGAAAGAGCGACTTTCTCATATTAACAAACTGACAACGCTGATGGCTCTACCGGGTCGAGTGAATCTGTATGACGGTTACTGTGATGTGTATGGACACGATGAAATCGACTGCTATGTATTACAAGTGACTTGTCAAAATTATCAGAGCTTTTTATCAGTGATGGGATTAGTATTGTGCAATGTTTATTTGAAGGTCAGCCAGGAAAGTCGTTTCTACTGTCTCCGCCTTCATTTTGACACATCAATGAAAGAGTCGACCAATCAAAACAGGGACGTTGTTGGTGATACTGTGATTTTCTTAGACCGTGTTGTTAATCTAAAAGTGTTTCCATGGTGGCACTCTAAATAcccttttaaatga
- the LOC105319814 gene encoding uncharacterized protein: MRKKFRNKHRKSKVRKSQSVASKDTWIQNDVTLSDYADSSKTQCSGSMRVKKAISSLTTNIKCQRKNIDTDNSDLNWFEKDLEDFDVLDDVGEENSDEDDTTETELKA, encoded by the exons ATGAGAAAGAAGTTTCGAAATAAACACAGAAAGAGCAAAGTTAGGAAGAGTCAATCTGTTGCATCAAAGGACACATGGATACAGAAtg atgTGACTTTGTCTGATTATGCTGACTCGTCTAAAACACAATGCTCTGGCTCTATGAGAGTAAAGAAGGCAATTTCATCATTAACTACAAACATTAAAT gtcaaagaaaaaatatagacACAGACAATAGTGATCTCAACTGGTTTGAAAAAGATTTGGAGGATTTTGATGTGTTAGATGATGTGGGTGAGGAGAACTCGGATGAAGATGATACAACCG AAACTGAACTGAAAGCTTAA
- the LOC105319815 gene encoding uncharacterized protein isoform X1 produces the protein MAHQTIFEDPSEEFVDCTDEFLDKVIEECLAVPSDDHFSDAGENISSTDVKGNDNVNLNQNDQADSQSSFVGPALIPREKSGHYIPLCSHIDDDSFDFDENISVIRRSQSDDFLSTSRSASKDDHRELQRPTLSEKNINELIRPPNKSLNDTMQSTFSNPSSGMTNGTGSSARSSSCNIDFLAEFERRVDLLEYTDYALEEVFVMLRSCVEKLCVNNGIVFENQTESLKTCETDGSACEESTTEITEHDKEAEVSANTEASVSADKEADVSDTEGTEKNHGGDKDKLMENETKLAEESDTQDNRGYLQDLLGLLVELEKRFEHFTAEIGDLVQLGALSAKHAARIEQYARCVQNTYLSMKADNEKMQDYLQIKETDWVQTQAQLHNEIVRQTEEIQALMTELSKSNMKNRIRNNMQDRHLNLVRKDSHSTEDIVTLMLHQRCSIEKAMALDFSRQSKINELKLLVLQQQSYIQKLELQNKEMDMVLQGLLFPADEPKEPPKEYENICPLSDPISMVSDVLCCDQALYVIDKSTDCSLVSEQIFQIGESSRPVSHSEGVFDPQRLSYVRREMREHEVPDTQSPIARDLGSGESGVVDSIAQEQECAVEDSKRKVQEPDEPSSFEEIKNSVKIQEAKITPLQI, from the exons ATGGCACATCAAACAATCTTTGAAGATCCTAGCGAAGAATTTGTGGACTGTACTGATGAATTTCTCGATAAAGTCATCGAAGAATGCTTAGCAGTTCCATCTGATGATCATTTTTCCGACGCAGGTGAGAATATTAGTTCTACGGACGTCAAAGGAAACGATAATGTTAATCTTAATCAAAATGACCAAGCAGACAGCCAGTCGTCATTTGTTGGTCCTGCTCTTATTCCGAGAGAAAAGTCGGGACATTACATTCCCCTTTGCTCACACATAGATGACGACAGCTTTGATTTCGatgaaaatatttcagttaTTCGGCGATCGCAAAGTGACGACTTTCTTTCAACAAGCAGATCAGCCAGTAAAGATGACCATCGTGAATTGCAAAGGCCAACCCTTAGCGAGAAAAACATCAACGAATTAATTCGTCCTCCTAATAAATCTTTAAACGACACTATGCAGTCAACCTTTTCAAACCCTTCAAGTGGAATGACCAATGGTACGGGCAGTTCTGCTAGAAGTAGTTCATGCAATATAGACTTCTTGGCAGAGTTTGAGCGAAGGGTCGATCTTTTGGAATACACTGATTATGCTTTGGAAGAAGTATTTGTCATGTTAAGAAGTTGCGTGGAAAAACTTTGTGTGAATAACGGTATCGTTTTCGAAAATCAAACAGAAAGCCTTAAAACGTGTGAAACAGATGGCTCTGCATGTGAAGAAAGCACGACGGAAATCACTGAACACGACAAGGAAGCGGAAGTTTCAGCAAACACGGAAGCAAGCGTTTCTGCAGACAAGGAAGCCGACGTTTCTGATACAGAAGGAACCGAGAAAAATCATGGGGGAGATAAAGATAAACTTATGGAAAATGAAACCAAATTAGCAGAAGAAAGTGATACCCAAGACAATAGGGGATATCTTCAAGATCTTTTGGGGTTGCTAGTGGAACTAGAAAAACGGTTCGAACATTTCACAGCTGAAATTGGAG aCCTTGTTCAGCTTGGAGCTTTGTCTGCCAAACATGCTGCGAGGATTGAACAATACGCCAGGTGTGTTCAAAATACGTATTTGAGTATGAAGGCCGACAATGAGAAAATGCAG GACTACCTACAAATCAAGGAGACCGATTGGGTGCAGACACAAGCTCAACTACATAATGAAATAGTACGTCAAACAGAAGAAATCCAGGCGCTGATGACTGAACTGTCTAAGAGTAACATGAAAAACCGGATCCGTAACAACA TGCAAGATCGACATCTCAATCTGGTCAGGAAAGACTCGCACTCCACAGAGGATATCGTCACCCTCATGCTTCATCAGAGATGTTCCATTGAAAAAGCAATGGCGCTCGATTTCAGTCGCCAGTCCAAA ATCAACGAATTGAAATTGCTGGTCCTTCAACAACAGAGCTACATTCAAAAGCTGGAACTACAGAATAAAGAGATGGACATGGTTTTACAGGGTCTGCTGTTTCCGGCGGATGAG ccTAAAGAGCCGCCAAAGGAGTACGAGAACATATGTCCGTTGAGTGATCCCATCAGTATGGTGTCTGACGTCCTGTGTTGTGACCAAGCCCTCTACGTCATCGATAAATCCACCGACTGCTCTCTGGTGTCCGAGCAAATATTCCAGATAG GAGAATCGTCTAGGCCAGTGTCCCACTCAGAGGGGGTGTTCGACCCTCAGCGTCTGTCCTACGTACGGAGGGAAATGCGTGAACACGAGGTTCCCGACACACAATCTCCCATCGCTCGAGATCTCGGCAGCGGCGAGAGTGGAGTAGTTGACAGCATAGCGCAGGAGCAAGAGTGTGCAGTGGAAGATAGTAAGAGGAAAGTCCAAGAGCCCGACGAGCCGTCTTCGTTTGAGGAAATAAAGAATAGTGTGAAAATTCAGGAGGCCAAGATTACTCCCCTTCAAATTTAG
- the LOC117686528 gene encoding complement C1q-like protein 4 encodes MNIFFVLLLLCLHTAFCDESCDRKEMEDTICSLCAQRKGNQAGQQIAFFAYMSKNVAIKTLSKYKTFVYDRLETNTGNGYDIKSGKFTAPESGHYVFHTSTTAYDKSYSIIEIVKNNKLVDVALADANDHNDRAAASTMTILSLAKGDTVLVRAGAYYSGHYLETSQYTRMSFSGFKLA; translated from the exons atgaacattttttttgtactcCTCCTTCTCTGTCTGCATACTGCCTTTTGCGATGAGTCATGTGACCGGAAGGAAATGGAAGATACGATATGCAGTCTTTGTGCTCAGCGAAAAGGAAATCAAGCGG GTCAGCAGATTGCCTTTTTTGCATACATGTCGAAAAACGTTGCGATAAAAACCCTTTCTAAGTACAAGACATTTGTCTATGATCGACTTGAGACCAACACTGGAAATGGGTATGATATTAAATCTGGCAAATTCACAGCTCCAGAAAGCGGACATTACGTTTTTCATACAAGCACGACTGCGTATGATAAATCTTACAGCATAatagaaattgttaaaaataacaaacttGTGGACGTAGCTCTCGCCGATGCTAATGATCATAATGACAGAGCAGCTGCCTCTACGATGACCATCCTAAGTTTGGCAAAAGGAGATACTGTTCTCGTACGGGCTGGTGCGTATTACTCGGGGCACTACTTGGAGACTAGTCAATATACAAGAATGAGTTTCTCCGGATTCAAACTGGCCTAG